The following are from one region of the Papaver somniferum cultivar HN1 unplaced genomic scaffold, ASM357369v1 unplaced-scaffold_132, whole genome shotgun sequence genome:
- the LOC113333235 gene encoding protein FAR1-RELATED SEQUENCE 5-like, with amino-acid sequence MVENQQIVLPPSSMPSQPNANEILTEDSSHHYLNDLTWKDKKDAKKWAIERDKLIMCDRHFQMVCECSGTSKSHVKKGTESKRKTKRKNTTFTKNTNCPFKLQFKHNKKNENNFWYLEKVACGRHNHLIPKTLLSHPYAARLNDEEKMIVSSMTENRMKPIDILSHIKLLNPSNVSTLATIYNAKTKLKDEQSENRNQMQQLRHLGEKYNYSVFHNEDDDRQIKNLILSHPEFIRLARCSNQVFLMDCTYKTNKYEMPVLNIVGQTSTNSPFSVAFCFLENELEESYVWALEQVKLFYVEGYTPKVIVTDKEQALLNAIARVFPDAHHLLCTFHLWNSIETKCNTIIRPTNKSEMARIKTLLVDQQEQAKEKFKKDDKLAELRWASFQDDWDAMAHSLTVEDYEERSRMLLDSLRSYPSMVNCLVDNWLDPHKENFISAFTNQYRHFDNQATSTVESSHNWLKKKLHSGDLKLFSCFITSPYYNPLNPLNHIDA; translated from the exons atggttgaaaatcaacag ATCGTGCTTCCACCTAGCTCAATGCCTTCTCAACCTAATGCAAACGAAATTCTAACTGAAGATTCATCCCATCACTACTTGAATGACTTG ACATGGAAAGATAAAAAAGATGCAAAGAAATGGGCTATAGAACGTGACAAGTTAATTATGTGTGATCGccactttcaaatggtttgcgagtgtagtggaactAGCAAAAGTCATGTGAAAAAGGGTACTGAATCTAAAAGAAAGACGAAGAGGAAGAATACTACTTTCACCAAGAATACTAATTGCCCGTTCAAGcttcaattcaagcacaacaagaaaaatgaaaataatttttGGTATTTGGAGAAAGTTGCATGCGGTCGTCATAATCACCTAATACCGAAGACCTTGCTAAGCCATCCTTATGCGGCGCGACTTaacgatgaagaaaaaatgattgTAAGTTCCATGACCGAAAACCGTATGAAACCCATTGATATACTTAGTCATATAAAGCTCCTAAACCCATCGAATGTTTCTACTTTGGCAACCATATATAATGCTAAAACAAAATTGAAAGATGAGCAATCGGAAAATAGGAatcaaatgcaacaattaaggcatttgggaGAGAAGTataattactcggtttttcataatgaagatgatgatcgcCAAATAAAGAATCTCATATTGTCTCATCCCGAGTTTATACGGTTGGCGCGGTGCTCCAATCAAGTATTTTtaatggattgcacgtacaagaccaacaagtatgAGATGCCGGTATTGAACATTGTTGGACAAACTTCCACCAACTCTCCGTTTAGTGTCGCGTTTTGCTTCTTGGAAAATGAGCTTGAAGAGAGTTATGTGTGGGCACTAGAACAAGTGAAGTTATTCTACGTGGAAGGATATACTCCAAAAGTCATTGTCACCGACAAGGAACAAGCATTATTGAATGCAATAGCGAGGGTTTTCCCGGATGCTCATCACCTTCTTTGCACATTCCACCTATGGAATAGCATTGAAACTAAATGTAATACCATAATTCGTCCAACAAATAAAAGTGAAATGGCGAGAATAAAGACACTACTGGTAGATCAACAGGAACAAGCCAAAGAAAAATTcaagaaggatgacaagttggcggaactaaGATGGGCTAGTTTCCAAGATGATTGGGATGCCATGGCACACTCTCTCACCGTGGAAGATTATGAAGAAAGATCCCGTATGTTATTGGATAGTTTGAGAAGTTATCCAAGTATGGTGAACTGTTTGGTGGAcaattggttggatccgcacaaagagaaTTTTATATCCGCATTCACGAACCAATATagacacttcgacaaccaagctacaagtacggtGGAATCGTCTCACAACtggttgaagaagaaacttcatagtGGTGATCTTAAACTTTTTTCTTGTTTCATTACTAGCCCATATTACAATCCATTAAACCCATTAAACCACATAGATGCATGA